A genomic region of Streptomyces rimosus contains the following coding sequences:
- a CDS encoding 2-hydroxy-3-oxopropionate reductase produces the protein MRHTETNEERCAMSTIAFIGLGIMGSPMAVNLAQAGHTVTGWNRSPGRAEALVAAGGAEAATIAEAVRDAEVVITMVPASPQVEAVAYGPDGILENARPGTLLIDMSSITPRTSVELAAAAAEKGVRVLDAPVSGGEAGAVEGVLSIMVGGEQEDFDAARPVLEALGTTIVRCGPHGAGQTVKAANQLIVAVNLQACAEAVVFLEKSGVDLAAALDVLNGGLAGSAVLTRKKANFLDREFEPGFKLELHHKDMGIVTEAARTVGATIPVGAAAAELVASAVACGDGALDHSALLRGVQRLSGVAVGEDKSA, from the coding sequence ATCCGCCATACGGAAACGAACGAGGAGCGTTGCGCAATGAGCACCATCGCCTTCATCGGCCTCGGCATCATGGGCAGCCCGATGGCCGTCAACCTCGCCCAGGCCGGTCACACGGTGACCGGCTGGAACCGCAGCCCCGGGCGGGCGGAAGCGCTGGTGGCGGCCGGTGGGGCGGAAGCGGCGACGATCGCCGAGGCGGTGCGGGACGCCGAGGTGGTCATCACCATGGTGCCCGCGTCCCCGCAGGTCGAGGCGGTCGCGTACGGGCCCGACGGCATCCTGGAGAACGCCCGCCCCGGCACCCTGCTGATCGACATGTCCTCGATCACCCCGCGGACCTCCGTCGAGCTGGCCGCCGCCGCGGCCGAGAAGGGCGTCCGCGTGCTGGACGCGCCGGTCTCCGGCGGTGAGGCGGGGGCCGTCGAGGGCGTGCTCTCGATCATGGTGGGCGGGGAGCAGGAGGACTTCGACGCCGCCCGGCCGGTCCTGGAAGCCCTGGGCACCACCATCGTGCGGTGCGGTCCGCACGGCGCCGGACAGACCGTCAAGGCCGCCAACCAGCTCATCGTCGCCGTGAACCTCCAAGCGTGCGCCGAGGCCGTCGTTTTCCTGGAGAAGTCGGGCGTCGATCTCGCCGCCGCCCTCGATGTCCTCAACGGCGGCCTGGCGGGTTCGGCCGTGCTCACCCGTAAGAAGGCCAACTTCCTCGACCGGGAATTCGAGCCGGGCTTCAAGCTGGAGCTGCACCACAAGGACATGGGCATCGTCACCGAAGCGGCCCGCACCGTCGGCGCCACGATCCCCGTGGGCGCCGCCGCGGCCGAGCTCGTCGCCTCGGCCGTGGCCTGCGGCGACGGCGCCCTGGACCACTCGGCACTGCTGCGCGGCGTACAGCGGCTGAGTGGGGTTGCGGTGGGGGAGGACAAGTCCGCGTAG
- the guaA gene encoding glutamine-hydrolyzing GMP synthase has product MPSASPAAAPDVVLVVDFGAQYAQLIARRVREARVYSEIVPSTMPVAEMLAKNPKAIILSGGPSSVYAEDAPSLDRSLFEAGVPVFGMCYGFQLMATTLGGTVDNTGAREYGRTDLHVSKSASTLFEGTPAEQPVWMSHGDACSAAPEGFTVTASTDMVPVAAFENDEKKLYGVQYHPEVMHSTHGQQVLEHFLYRGAGIEPVWTTTNVVDEQVAAIREQVGSARAICGLSGGVDSAVAAALVQKAIGDQLTCVYVDHGLMRKGETEQVEKDFVAATGVQLKVVDASERFLKALAGVSDPEQKRKIIGREFIRVFEQAQAEIVAESGAAGEPVKFLVQGTLYPDIVESGGGTGTANIKSHHNVGGLPEDLEFELIEPLRQLFKDEVRAVGAELGLPDEIVQRQPFPGPGLGIRIVGEVTKERLDLLREADAIAREELTAAGLDREIWQCPVVLLADVRSVGVQGDGRSYGHPVVLRPVSSEDAMTADWTRMPYDVLARISTRITNEVAEVNRVVLDVTSKPPGTIEWE; this is encoded by the coding sequence GTGCCATCAGCGTCACCTGCTGCCGCCCCCGACGTCGTCCTGGTAGTCGACTTCGGCGCGCAGTACGCCCAGCTCATCGCCCGCCGCGTACGCGAAGCCCGGGTCTACAGCGAGATCGTCCCGTCCACCATGCCGGTGGCCGAGATGCTCGCCAAGAACCCCAAGGCGATCATCCTCTCCGGCGGCCCGTCGTCGGTCTACGCCGAGGACGCCCCCAGCCTGGACCGCTCCCTGTTCGAGGCCGGTGTCCCGGTCTTCGGCATGTGCTACGGCTTCCAGCTCATGGCCACCACCCTCGGCGGCACCGTCGACAACACCGGCGCCCGCGAGTACGGCCGTACCGACCTGCACGTCTCCAAGAGCGCCTCGACCCTCTTCGAGGGCACCCCGGCCGAGCAGCCGGTGTGGATGTCGCACGGCGACGCCTGCTCCGCCGCGCCCGAGGGCTTCACCGTCACGGCCTCCACGGACATGGTCCCGGTCGCCGCCTTCGAGAACGACGAGAAGAAGCTGTACGGCGTGCAGTACCACCCCGAGGTGATGCACTCCACGCACGGCCAGCAGGTCCTGGAGCACTTCCTCTACCGGGGAGCGGGCATCGAGCCGGTGTGGACCACCACCAACGTCGTCGACGAACAGGTCGCGGCCATCCGTGAGCAGGTCGGCAGCGCGCGGGCGATCTGCGGCCTGTCCGGCGGCGTGGACTCCGCGGTGGCCGCCGCCCTCGTCCAGAAGGCCATCGGCGACCAGCTGACCTGCGTCTACGTCGACCACGGCCTGATGCGCAAGGGTGAGACCGAGCAGGTCGAGAAGGACTTCGTGGCCGCCACCGGCGTCCAGCTGAAGGTTGTCGACGCCTCCGAGCGCTTCCTGAAGGCGCTGGCCGGCGTCTCCGACCCGGAGCAGAAGCGGAAGATCATCGGCCGCGAGTTCATCCGGGTCTTCGAGCAGGCCCAGGCGGAGATCGTCGCCGAGTCCGGCGCGGCCGGCGAGCCCGTGAAGTTCCTGGTCCAGGGCACGCTCTACCCCGACATCGTGGAGTCCGGCGGCGGCACCGGCACCGCGAACATCAAGTCCCACCACAACGTCGGCGGCCTCCCCGAGGACCTGGAGTTCGAGCTCATCGAGCCGCTGCGCCAGCTCTTCAAGGACGAGGTCCGCGCGGTCGGCGCCGAGCTGGGCCTGCCGGACGAGATCGTCCAGCGCCAGCCGTTCCCCGGCCCCGGCCTGGGCATCCGCATCGTCGGCGAGGTCACCAAGGAGCGCCTCGACCTCCTGCGCGAGGCCGACGCCATCGCCCGCGAGGAGCTGACCGCGGCCGGCCTGGACCGCGAGATCTGGCAGTGCCCGGTGGTCCTGCTCGCGGACGTCCGCAGCGTCGGCGTCCAGGGCGACGGCCGCTCCTACGGCCACCCGGTCGTGCTGCGCCCGGTCTCCTCCGAGGACGCGATGACCGCCGACTGGACCCGCATGCCGTACGACGTGCTGGCCCGCATCTCCACCCGCATCACCAACGAGGTCGCCGAGGTGAACCGCGTCGTCCTCGACGTCACCAGCAAGCCCCCGGGCACCATCGAGTGGGAGTAA
- a CDS encoding Uma2 family endonuclease, with product MRTPVPLAEPHPDPPTRHELLDGTRVPRPPQTLFRMRAIRLLEWCLLAQAPAASDVLRQFAIALDKRNHPEPDVLVTRPGVDMSAQQTHLDPQDVTLVIEIVSEDTADRDREATRMYAAHGIRHFWRVEEGSEGLPVVYVHELDPATRTYVRTGIHRNRLKLAEPFAIDIDLTAIGHRR from the coding sequence ATGCGAACACCCGTGCCACTCGCCGAGCCCCACCCCGACCCACCCACCCGCCACGAACTCCTCGACGGCACCCGCGTCCCGAGGCCCCCGCAGACCCTCTTCCGCATGCGCGCCATACGGCTCCTGGAGTGGTGCCTGCTGGCCCAGGCGCCCGCCGCCTCCGACGTCCTCCGCCAGTTCGCCATAGCCCTGGACAAGCGCAACCACCCGGAGCCCGACGTCCTGGTGACCCGGCCCGGGGTGGACATGTCTGCGCAGCAGACCCACCTCGACCCACAGGACGTCACGCTGGTGATCGAGATCGTCTCGGAGGACACCGCCGACCGCGACCGCGAGGCGACTCGCATGTACGCCGCCCACGGCATCCGGCACTTCTGGCGGGTCGAGGAGGGCAGCGAGGGCTTGCCGGTGGTGTACGTCCACGAACTCGACCCCGCGACCAGGACCTACGTCCGCACGGGAATCCACCGCAACCGACTCAAGCTCGCGGAGCCCTTCGCCATCGATATCGACCTCACGGCGATCGGCCACCGCCGATGA
- a CDS encoding serine/threonine-protein kinase codes for MGSFGGEGRLIAGRYRLGERLGRGGMGTVWRATDELLARQVAVKVLHVDEEPGERGGVTRAGGPDAAAQRERAVREARTVARIRHPNVIVVHDVVEQDGRAWIVMELVDGQSLADRLIGGGPLAPREVARIGLALLGALRASHTLGVLHRDIKPANVLLEEGTGRVVLTDFGVAKVSGSTTLTESGGFVGSPEYTAPERMAGRPAGPAADLWSVGVLLCAALSGETPFRRDSLGGVLSAVMDDEIELSEPARPLLAVVRGLLERDPARRLDVIATERLLRGYLQSGRAPETPPPPSPAPERPAPAQEPGRTHGVPIPDAIADRALAAAARPHTGRGRTAFIVGVAVCVLAGAGLGIAALVRRGGDGDGKDGDPGPTRSHPSQERSGTSRTPSPPVSSSPASTSAPRLSPDGGRSGRHGVSEEPGHPRAAGLARTPVAWSVPGPVARSVPPHNPAGQPPRGQQTLARWCVSRENSLPVGTQSVRRVIRSPA; via the coding sequence ATGGGGAGCTTCGGGGGCGAGGGCCGGCTCATCGCCGGCCGCTATCGCCTGGGCGAACGGCTCGGCCGCGGCGGCATGGGCACGGTCTGGCGCGCCACCGACGAACTGCTGGCCCGTCAGGTCGCCGTGAAGGTCCTGCACGTGGACGAGGAGCCCGGCGAGCGGGGCGGCGTGACCCGTGCGGGCGGCCCCGACGCCGCGGCCCAGCGGGAGCGGGCGGTGCGCGAGGCCCGGACCGTCGCGCGGATCAGGCACCCGAACGTGATCGTCGTGCACGATGTCGTCGAACAGGACGGCCGCGCCTGGATCGTCATGGAGCTGGTCGACGGCCAGTCCCTCGCGGACCGGCTCATCGGCGGCGGCCCGCTCGCACCCCGCGAAGTGGCCCGTATCGGCCTGGCTTTGCTGGGCGCCCTCAGGGCGTCCCACACTCTCGGCGTGCTGCACCGCGACATCAAGCCCGCCAACGTCCTGCTGGAGGAGGGCACCGGCCGGGTCGTCCTCACCGACTTCGGGGTCGCCAAGGTGTCCGGCAGTACGACGCTGACCGAGTCCGGCGGCTTCGTCGGCTCGCCGGAGTACACCGCGCCCGAGCGGATGGCCGGCCGACCCGCGGGCCCGGCCGCGGACCTGTGGTCGGTGGGGGTGCTGCTGTGCGCGGCGCTAAGCGGGGAGACGCCGTTCCGCCGCGATTCGCTGGGCGGCGTACTGAGCGCGGTCATGGACGACGAGATCGAACTGTCCGAACCGGCCCGCCCCCTCCTGGCCGTCGTCCGCGGCCTCCTGGAACGCGATCCGGCCCGGCGCCTGGACGTCATCGCCACCGAGCGTCTGCTGCGCGGCTACCTCCAGTCGGGCCGCGCCCCCGAGACGCCGCCGCCTCCGTCACCCGCCCCCGAACGCCCGGCGCCCGCCCAGGAACCGGGCCGTACGCACGGCGTCCCGATACCGGACGCCATAGCGGACCGCGCGCTCGCCGCCGCGGCCCGCCCGCACACCGGGCGCGGGCGCACCGCGTTCATCGTGGGCGTGGCCGTGTGCGTGCTGGCGGGCGCGGGCCTCGGTATCGCGGCGCTGGTCCGCAGGGGCGGGGACGGGGACGGGAAGGACGGCGACCCCGGGCCCACCCGGTCCCACCCCTCGCAGGAACGTTCGGGCACCTCCCGTACGCCGTCTCCGCCCGTCTCCTCCTCACCCGCCTCGACCTCCGCACCGCGCCTGTCACCTGACGGCGGCCGGTCCGGGCGGCATGGAGTGTCCGAAGAGCCGGGGCACCCGAGGGCGGCGGGGCTCGCCCGGACACCGGTCGCCTGGTCCGTCCCCGGACCGGTCGCCCGCTCCGTCCCACCGCACAACCCCGCAGGACAGCCCCCTCGTGGCCAGCAAACACTGGCGCGATGGTGCGTATCGCGTGAAAACTCGTTACCGGTGGGTACCCAAAGCGTCCGGCGCGTCATACGCTCGCCCGCATGA
- a CDS encoding Uma2 family endonuclease, which yields MTTSTPRHSPARRAPDSYTTHDLLAPPDIPAHVELIDGCLLSQGRQTAFHSLVIDLLRAGLCRTAPPGLTARCRMTVVIDKRNAPEPDLVIVQAAAARSRDQLSFHARDVLLAVEVVLPQSQALDRDTKPRKYADAGIPHFWRVENDGPGMYPVVHAFGLDPATRTYHPVGTFREQLELDVPFGISIDLTEIDRL from the coding sequence ATGACCACCAGCACCCCACGGCACTCACCAGCCCGGCGGGCCCCGGACAGCTACACCACCCACGACCTGCTGGCGCCGCCCGACATCCCCGCGCACGTGGAGCTGATCGACGGGTGCCTGCTGTCCCAGGGGCGGCAGACCGCCTTCCACAGCCTTGTGATCGATCTGCTGCGGGCGGGGCTGTGCCGCACCGCCCCGCCCGGGCTGACGGCGCGGTGCCGGATGACGGTGGTGATCGACAAGCGGAACGCCCCCGAGCCGGACCTCGTGATCGTCCAGGCGGCGGCCGCACGCAGCCGGGACCAGCTGAGTTTTCACGCACGTGATGTGCTGCTCGCCGTGGAGGTCGTCCTTCCGCAGTCCCAGGCGCTGGACCGTGACACCAAGCCCCGTAAGTACGCCGACGCGGGCATCCCGCACTTCTGGCGCGTGGAGAACGACGGGCCGGGCATGTACCCGGTGGTGCACGCGTTCGGGCTCGACCCGGCGACGCGCACCTACCACCCCGTCGGCACCTTCCGCGAGCAGCTGGAGCTCGACGTCCCCTTCGGCATCTCCATCGACCTCACCGAGATCGACCGCCTGTGA
- a CDS encoding GMC family oxidoreductase: MPQDNPAQNQHDPSEADGYDYDVLVIGSGFGGSVSALRLTEKGYRVGVLEAGRRFTRATLPKNSWDLKNYLWAPALGCYGIQRVHLLGNVMVLAGAGVGGGSLNYANTLYVPPKQFFEDRQWGHITDWQDELKPYYDQARRMLGVRLNPTMTPSDVHLKAAAEKMGVGDTFHLAPVGVFFGDGEDSDGTAKAAPGAEVSDPYFGGAGPARRACTECGECMTGCRHGAKNTLTENYLHLAERAGAVIHPMTSVVTVTEDSRGGFAVGTLPTDDKRKGRGRTFTARRVIVAAGTYGTQTLLHKMRDSGLLPLISPRLGELTRTNSEALVGAQTDDRRYRKAHGAPKADFTRGVAITSSVHPNAVTHIEPVRYGKGSNAMGSLSVLQVPIPKRAPRALAWAANCARHPLLLLRSLSNRRWSERTIIGLVMQSLDNSLTTYRKPGGLGKGLLTARQGHGAPNPQQIPEATEAATLLAQEINGFAGSNVGELMGTPLTAHFLGGCPIGEDADHGVIDPYHRLYGHPGISVVDGSAVSANLGVNPSLTITAQAERAMSFWPNKGEEDTRPAPGRPYRRLAPVAPSHPAVPEKAFAALRLPLLPVPAVPPRSQ, encoded by the coding sequence GTGCCCCAGGACAACCCTGCCCAAAACCAGCACGACCCGTCCGAGGCGGACGGCTACGACTACGACGTCCTCGTCATCGGCTCCGGCTTCGGCGGCTCCGTCTCCGCGCTCCGCCTGACCGAGAAGGGCTACCGCGTCGGCGTCCTGGAGGCCGGGCGCCGCTTCACCCGCGCCACCCTGCCGAAGAACTCCTGGGACCTGAAGAACTACCTGTGGGCCCCGGCCCTCGGCTGCTACGGCATCCAGCGCGTCCACCTGCTCGGCAACGTCATGGTGCTGGCCGGCGCCGGGGTCGGCGGCGGCTCGCTCAACTACGCCAACACCCTCTACGTACCGCCGAAGCAGTTCTTCGAGGACCGGCAGTGGGGGCACATCACCGACTGGCAGGACGAGCTCAAGCCGTACTACGACCAGGCGCGGCGCATGCTCGGCGTCCGCCTGAATCCGACCATGACCCCCTCGGACGTCCACCTGAAGGCCGCCGCCGAGAAGATGGGCGTCGGCGACACGTTCCACCTGGCCCCGGTCGGCGTGTTCTTCGGGGACGGCGAGGACAGCGACGGTACGGCGAAGGCCGCGCCCGGTGCCGAGGTGTCCGACCCGTACTTCGGCGGCGCCGGGCCCGCCCGCCGGGCCTGCACCGAATGCGGCGAGTGCATGACCGGCTGCCGGCACGGCGCCAAGAACACCCTCACCGAGAACTACCTCCATCTCGCCGAGCGGGCGGGCGCCGTCATCCACCCGATGACCTCGGTCGTCACCGTCACGGAGGACTCCCGCGGCGGCTTCGCCGTCGGTACGCTGCCCACCGACGACAAGCGCAAGGGCCGCGGCCGTACGTTCACGGCCCGCCGGGTGATCGTCGCCGCGGGCACGTACGGCACCCAGACCCTCCTGCACAAGATGAGGGACAGCGGCCTGCTGCCGCTCATTTCCCCTCGCCTCGGCGAACTGACCCGCACCAACTCCGAGGCCCTGGTGGGCGCGCAGACCGACGACCGCCGCTACCGCAAGGCGCACGGCGCGCCCAAGGCCGACTTCACCCGCGGCGTCGCCATCACCTCGTCCGTCCACCCCAACGCCGTCACCCATATCGAGCCGGTGCGTTACGGCAAGGGCTCCAACGCGATGGGCAGCCTGTCCGTCCTCCAGGTCCCGATCCCCAAGCGCGCGCCCCGCGCCCTCGCCTGGGCGGCCAACTGCGCCCGCCACCCGCTCCTGCTGCTGCGTTCACTGTCCAACCGCCGCTGGTCGGAGCGGACCATCATCGGCCTGGTCATGCAGTCCCTGGACAACTCGCTGACCACGTACCGCAAACCGGGCGGCCTCGGAAAGGGCCTGCTCACCGCGCGCCAGGGCCACGGCGCGCCCAACCCGCAGCAGATTCCGGAGGCCACCGAGGCCGCCACCCTGCTCGCCCAGGAGATCAACGGTTTCGCGGGCAGCAATGTCGGCGAGCTGATGGGCACCCCGCTGACCGCGCACTTCCTGGGCGGCTGCCCGATCGGTGAGGACGCGGACCACGGCGTGATCGACCCGTACCACCGCCTGTACGGGCACCCCGGCATCTCGGTGGTGGACGGCTCGGCGGTCTCCGCGAACCTCGGCGTCAACCCGTCTCTGACCATCACCGCACAGGCCGAACGCGCCATGTCCTTCTGGCCGAACAAGGGCGAGGAGGACACCCGCCCCGCGCCGGGCCGCCCGTACCGGCGGCTGGCCCCGGTGGCACCGAGCCACCCGGCCGTCCCGGAGAAAGCGTTCGCGGCCCTGCGGCTGCCGCTGCTTCCGGTACCGGCCGTACCGCCGCGGTCCCAGTAG
- a CDS encoding LPXTG cell wall anchor domain-containing protein has product MKLRRALAAVSATAAMAPAALLAAPAAYATETPGQSPTATATGTPTATPTPVTTPSSNSPAPGPADEKTPPAKKTPTAEKTPPVKKHRAATPTTTPSDEIECSDYSSERAVRTELRGLPSKIVAGSGWVDFTFRATNISGEHITSVSAFALVYALKDPTTDDVSDHLTFQWLDARTGTWKRVPAAEENDGFFASLGGRDGLRPGEYAEAKLRLKADAKTPASYGGAVSVGWYANADHECGFSEAMDYDFTILPAGSGKPGTHVPDAQGKPGKPGHRPNRPAPQGGTKQQVQLPVTGKLADTGASSGLPTLALAGGAAVALGAGAVFAVRRRKGADAA; this is encoded by the coding sequence ATGAAGCTCCGCCGCGCCCTGGCCGCCGTCTCCGCGACGGCCGCCATGGCCCCCGCCGCCCTGCTGGCGGCGCCCGCCGCGTACGCCACCGAAACGCCGGGCCAGAGCCCGACGGCCACCGCGACCGGCACACCCACGGCCACGCCGACGCCGGTCACGACCCCGTCCTCGAACTCCCCGGCGCCCGGCCCGGCCGACGAGAAGACACCGCCGGCCAAGAAGACGCCGACTGCCGAGAAGACCCCTCCCGTCAAGAAGCACCGGGCCGCCACCCCCACGACCACCCCGTCCGACGAGATCGAGTGCTCCGACTACTCCAGCGAGCGGGCGGTCCGTACCGAACTCCGCGGCCTGCCCAGCAAGATCGTCGCCGGTTCCGGATGGGTGGACTTCACCTTCCGCGCCACCAACATCTCCGGTGAGCACATCACGTCAGTGAGCGCCTTCGCGCTGGTCTACGCCCTGAAGGACCCGACCACCGATGACGTCTCGGACCACCTGACCTTCCAGTGGCTCGACGCCAGAACGGGGACTTGGAAGCGGGTACCCGCCGCGGAGGAGAACGACGGGTTCTTCGCTTCCCTCGGTGGCCGCGACGGGCTGCGCCCCGGTGAGTACGCGGAGGCCAAGCTGCGCCTGAAGGCGGACGCGAAAACGCCCGCCAGTTACGGCGGCGCGGTCAGCGTGGGCTGGTACGCGAACGCGGACCACGAGTGCGGCTTCTCGGAGGCCATGGACTACGACTTCACCATCCTGCCCGCGGGCAGCGGCAAGCCGGGCACCCACGTACCGGACGCGCAGGGCAAGCCCGGCAAGCCCGGCCACCGCCCCAACCGGCCGGCGCCGCAGGGCGGTACGAAGCAGCAGGTCCAGCTGCCGGTCACCGGAAAGCTGGCCGACACCGGCGCGTCCTCCGGCCTGCCGACCCTGGCGCTGGCGGGCGGCGCGGCGGTCGCGCTCGGTGCGGGCGCGGTGTTCGCCGTACGCCGCAGGAAGGGTGCCGACGCGGCCTGA
- a CDS encoding succinic semialdehyde dehydrogenase, whose protein sequence is MTDSQDTGTRSSAPAGTVSADAPSDGNPVARAAAGTRTAADVVTPHLAARLARGVTGSGRTANHTPFTGEKLADLPESTPEDVATAFERARAAQRAWAEVPVRQRAAVLLRFHDLVLRRQAEVLDLIQLETGKARLHAHEEVQAVAVAARHYGRKAPAYLRPRGHTGVVPALTKVTELRHPRGVVGQIAPWNYPFELSVGDALPAFAAGNAVVMKPDTETALTALWAREQLIEAGLPPEVWQVVLGDGPVIGPEVVKHADYVSFTGSTRTGREVAQGAAARLVGVSLELGGKNAMLVLHDADIDKAAAGAVRGCFSSAGQLCISIERLYVHESIADAFLERFAARTKALRLGNALAYGADMGSLVGERQLETVTRHVDEAVAKGAKLVAGGRPRPDIGPLFYEPTILDGVEPPMAVCEEETFGPVVSIYRFRDEDEAVARANATPYGLNSSVWTEDGRRGRAVAARLRTGTVNVNEAYAAGYGSVQSPMGGMGDSGLGRRHGSEGILKYTEAQTVAHQRLMPLAPSFGMDDEKYAAFITRSLRVLKALRMR, encoded by the coding sequence ATGACGGACTCGCAGGACACCGGAACCCGCTCCTCCGCACCCGCCGGCACCGTTTCCGCCGACGCGCCCTCGGACGGCAATCCCGTCGCCCGCGCCGCCGCCGGCACCCGTACCGCCGCCGACGTGGTCACGCCGCATCTGGCAGCCCGCCTCGCCCGCGGCGTCACCGGCAGCGGCCGTACCGCCAACCACACGCCGTTCACCGGCGAGAAGCTGGCGGACCTGCCCGAGTCCACCCCCGAGGACGTGGCGACCGCCTTCGAGCGCGCCCGTGCGGCCCAGCGCGCCTGGGCCGAGGTCCCCGTACGGCAGCGCGCGGCCGTCCTGCTGCGCTTCCACGACCTGGTCCTGCGCCGCCAGGCCGAGGTGCTGGACCTGATCCAGCTGGAGACCGGCAAGGCCCGGCTGCACGCCCACGAGGAGGTCCAGGCCGTCGCCGTCGCGGCCCGCCACTACGGCCGCAAGGCCCCCGCGTACCTGCGCCCCCGCGGCCACACCGGTGTCGTACCGGCCCTCACCAAGGTCACCGAACTGCGCCACCCCCGCGGCGTCGTCGGCCAGATCGCCCCCTGGAACTACCCCTTCGAGCTGTCCGTCGGCGACGCGCTGCCCGCCTTCGCCGCGGGCAACGCCGTCGTCATGAAGCCCGACACGGAGACCGCGCTGACCGCCCTGTGGGCCCGCGAGCAGCTCATCGAGGCCGGGCTGCCGCCGGAGGTCTGGCAGGTCGTCCTCGGTGACGGCCCGGTCATCGGCCCCGAGGTCGTCAAGCACGCCGACTACGTCTCCTTCACCGGCTCCACCCGCACCGGCCGCGAGGTCGCCCAGGGCGCCGCCGCCCGCCTGGTCGGCGTCTCCCTCGAACTCGGCGGCAAGAACGCCATGCTGGTGCTGCACGACGCCGACATCGACAAGGCCGCGGCGGGCGCCGTACGCGGCTGCTTCTCGTCCGCGGGCCAGCTGTGCATCTCCATAGAGCGGCTGTACGTCCACGAGTCCATAGCCGACGCCTTCCTGGAGCGCTTCGCCGCCCGCACGAAGGCACTGCGCCTGGGCAACGCCCTCGCCTACGGCGCCGACATGGGCTCGCTCGTCGGCGAGCGGCAGCTGGAGACCGTCACCCGGCACGTGGACGAGGCCGTCGCCAAGGGCGCCAAGCTCGTCGCCGGCGGCCGCCCCCGCCCCGACATCGGCCCGCTGTTCTACGAGCCCACCATCCTCGACGGTGTCGAGCCCCCCATGGCCGTGTGCGAGGAGGAAACGTTCGGCCCGGTCGTCTCGATCTACCGCTTCCGCGACGAGGACGAGGCGGTCGCCCGCGCCAACGCCACCCCGTACGGCCTGAACTCCAGCGTCTGGACCGAGGACGGCCGCCGTGGCCGGGCCGTCGCCGCGCGCCTGCGCACCGGCACGGTCAACGTCAACGAGGCGTACGCCGCGGGCTACGGCAGCGTCCAGTCCCCGATGGGCGGCATGGGCGACTCCGGCCTCGGCCGCCGGCACGGCTCCGAGGGCATCCTCAAGTACACCGAGGCGCAGACCGTCGCCCACCAGCGCCTGATGCCGCTCGCCCCGTCGTTCGGCATGGACGACGAGAAGTACGCGGCGTTCATAACCCGCAGCCTGCGCGTGCTGAAGGCGCTCCGTATGCGCTGA
- a CDS encoding chorismate mutase: MSGMSGVQAVTDLTSTPAAAPAAPVKAPATTDTGARTEAAAGVITDARARIDDLDGRIIGLVQERMAVSAVIQRERIGSGGRRVNLSREMEILEHYRGQLGRPGTALAMTLLELCRGRV, translated from the coding sequence ATGAGCGGTATGAGCGGCGTCCAGGCTGTGACGGATCTGACGAGCACCCCGGCGGCGGCCCCGGCGGCCCCCGTGAAGGCCCCGGCGACCACCGACACCGGTGCCCGCACCGAAGCCGCGGCCGGTGTGATCACCGATGCCCGGGCGCGGATCGACGATCTCGACGGGCGGATCATCGGCCTCGTACAGGAACGGATGGCGGTCTCGGCCGTCATCCAGCGTGAGCGCATCGGCTCCGGCGGGCGCCGGGTGAACCTGTCGCGCGAGATGGAGATCCTGGAGCACTACAGGGGCCAGCTCGGCCGGCCCGGCACCGCGCTGGCCATGACGCTGCTGGAGCTGTGCCGCGGCCGCGTCTGA